The Brassica oleracea var. oleracea cultivar TO1000 chromosome C6, BOL, whole genome shotgun sequence genomic interval TCCAGCAGCTTCCCTAGGCCTTCCATCAGTGACAGAGTTAGATAAAAAAGCATTCCAAGTTGCAAGATTCCTGTGAGGAATTTCGTCGAACATCTTGCGAGCATCACCCCTAAGCTTGGTCTTACAATACATATCAAAAGCACTGCAGCCAACAAAGACATCAAGTATACGTCCACACTTCACAGAAAGCGCATGAATCTGTTTCCCAGTAACTGGCGACCGCAAAGAAGCCGCGGCTTTGAAGGCGCAAGGGAAGGTGAAGTCGTTTGGGAAAACACCTTCTCGTCGCATTTCCAAGAACTCAAGCAGCGCGGAGGAGAAGTGACCGTTTTGAACCAGCCCGGATACGAGTGACGTCCAGGAGACGACGTTCCGGGAAGGAGTGAGGCGGAGAAGGAGTCGAGCCGAGTCGGGATGGTCGAGTTTGGAGTACATGTTGATGAGGTAGTTTGCCAGGAACGGAGGAGGAGGCGAGTCGAGGGTCTTGACGATTCGCGCGTGGACGACACGGCCCAAACGCATAGAGCTCGTGGAGATTGCATTCCCGAGAAGTGACCCGAGAGCATTCGCCGTGAGGAGTGTCATAATAACAACTTACGCCCCCGTTTTGGGAGATTATTTGTTTTGTGTTAGTGGCATTACTGTAATTTTCACATCTTTCAACCCAACTAAAGGGTGTAATGGTAATTTTCGGATATGTGAAATTGATAAAGCTGTGTAGTAGTAGGGTCTTGGAGATGAAAAGCTTTAGATCCTGCCATTGTTTGATAAAAGTTGTTACTCCATCGCAGGACATTAGGGTTTCGGGTCTGCTCCGATGGATACGGATCAAGAGATGAGTCAAAATCCGCCTGGGTAAGTCTTAATTCGAGATATCATCACGTTAATCACAGTTTGTATGCTCTGAAATTAGTAGGAAGGAATTGTGTTCAATTGAGACATGATCAGCTTTGTTTCGGACTGGACATGCATGATCTTGTTTGTGCTTATGTTTCTATTTTCGAACCTGCACAGATTTGATGGTGAACAAGTCCCAGTCAGTAACCACAACTTTGGGGAGAATAAATTGTTCAACAGGGGAGGAGATGGAGATGGTGATGATCATGTGAACAGAAGCTCCTTCACTTTCACTCCTGGTGAAACGGATCTGAACCAACTCCCAGCGATTCCACCGGTTTCTAGTGGTCAAGGTTTGCCTTTTGCGCCTGTTGATTTCCCCAGCCCCGGCGATGTTTGGACGTGGAGAGTTGGGAGGAGAGTGAGTGCTACTGGGTTTCATAAGGATAGGTTCCTCATCCTCCCTGAGAGGCTTAAGATGAAGAATGCACCAAAGTCATTTGCCACCAAAAACACTCTTTCTCGTTATCTCGAGACGAATTTCCCTGAGATGGATGTTATTGCCTTCTTTGCATCTTTTAGCTGGAACATCCCTGCTTTGTTTCAGCCCGCCGATAGAGGTTAGTAAAAGCTCTTCTTTTTTCGTAAAGCCTGCTGACGTATTGATGATGTTTCCTTCTATGTAGTTGATGCTGCATCTCTCTTTGAAGAGACTAACAAAGAAGGTGAGAATGTTGAGGATGCGAAGAATGAAGGTTCAACTTCGCGTTACAGCCAGAGGAAGAGAAAACAGGTGCAGACACAGACTTATGAACCTGTTCAAGTCAAACCTAAAGCTAGCGGCAGGAAAAAGAAAGAAGCCACCAAACAGAAGCCATCCTCTTCTTCGAGACGCTCCACAAGACAGAAACAAGGCGATATGGTTGACTTGGAAGAAGAAAAAGAGAACGAAGCAGCTGCAACAAAACCCGGCAATAGAATGAAGAAACGCAGAGGTAGCGCTGCAGAGAAACAAGAAGATGCTCCGATTCCTCATGTCTATGTTTCTCCTATGAACGGTGTCCTTGCGGTCTCTCACTCCCCTGTGGAGATCAACCCGGAAGAGTTTGACAATTATCTGAACACACTGGAGAATCTTCTTCAGCAGCAGCCTTCAGAAGCAGGACAGGAGTCTTCTTCTTCTTCTCTTCCTGTCACTGCAAGCTCTCCAGTGAAAGAATATGAATGGGCAGAAGCTCGGATGAAGCTTTCATCGCTTCTCGACAAAGACTTCTCTTCCTTGCTCATGTCTAATGAAGCTGCGGAGCTAGCAGCCTTAGCAACAAAACTTAAGAAAGATCCAAGCCTCTCAGCTGAAGAGATTGTGAGGTTGAAGCTTATCGAAGAGATTCCAACTTTCAGCCAAGTGTTTCAGGAGAACAAGAACGTGATAGTGGAAGCTGATAGATTCTTCTCTGCTCTCGAGCTTAACAAAGCCAAAGTCGCTTCTCTCAAGTACGAGTACAGCGATTTAAAAGACAAGCTTGGCAATATCCAGACGGAAGTTGATGCAAACTCTGAGACTATCCGTCAGATTGACGACCAAATCGCTCAGCTACAAGCTAGACGCACTGAACTGACCCGTTGGATCAGTAAAAAGGAGAAAGAGAAAGTTGATCTGAGCTATGGGCAAAAGATGGTGGCTAACTCGATTCCAAAAGTGGTGCAGGAAGTTCAAGCAGCTAACTCGAAGAAACCAGAATGGGTGATGAAGAAAGAAAATGCTGTTAAACGCGAAGAAGAGATCCTCAATAAGTTCGCCTCTCTCAAAGGTTTTTATCTCTAAAAAACTATTAGATTCTTATAAGTATTGTGTTGCATAAGGCTAATAAACTCTTGAAAGCTGTTTCATATTTTCACGCCAAAGTTCCTCTGTAATCATAATAATTAAAAAAAAGACAAGACTTTCATGCAACTTCATGTTTCAGACACATCACATTACAAGTAGTAGACACTGTTACTGTACAAGCACTACCCTGCTACTACCTTCGTGCTCCATCTTCGCAATCCACCGTGGCTAGATGATACAGTAAGAATATACTTCGATATATGATAGAATCAACTCCATCCAATGTTGCATAACAAGGAATTAGATCAATGGTTGCACTCTTTGTATAAAGGCTTTTTTTGAGGAATAAAATTTAACACTTTCAAAAAAAAAAAAAAAGTTTACTTATCAAGAAACAACTCAATTTGTATAAAGGTTTTTTTTGAGGAAAAAAATTTAACACTTTAAAAAAAAAAAAAAAAGTTTACTTATCAAGAAACAACTCAAAAACTATGACAAGAGGGTTGTTACACACTCAGAAAAGCTCCAAAAAAAAGATGAACACACTTTTTTGAATGAATCTTCAAAAGCTCCTTTTCACTCTTTTTTTTTTTTGTTCCAATCGCTCCTTTTCACTCTTTTTATGACTTTCTCCGTAACAAATTTCTTCTCAACAACTCCAGTAATCAGTAGACATGTGTCATTTGCGATCTTCTACTCCTTTGCCGCGTGTCAACTCATTTCCTCTAGCAAATCCTCCCCGTTGAAAAAACCATGACCACAAGGTTCAAAAACTGGAGACTGGCATTGCAGGTCATATAAGAACTCCCAAGTAGATTGCTCATAGACTAACTTCCATTTAGGTAGTTATTTATTTATTTTATGTTATTATTATTCATTCAATCTAATGTTTTTATTTTATTTTCCAAAATTTTATGATATATAAAACAAATATAATTGTTACAAGAAATTGTACTTTTTCTATATTTTAAGATCCATATATATATAGTATAGTTATACAAAAATACATGGACATAAAAATATTGATGGAAAATGTGTTCATGTACAGAAAATACGTAAATAGAAAAAATGGACATGGATGTTAGTCGGGACCAGAAGAGTTGACAGTTTGAGAGAGATTTTTTGGGCTATGAGCGAAGTTATTCTTGAAGAATCTTCACGTGGAGGGAAATCATCCGGATTTATCATCATGACTTGATGTTTCGGATCCTCCTTTCTGACAAAGTATTGGACTATAAAGTCGTACTTTCTTTCACCAAGTGGAGCGACCGAAGTGTCTCCTACCTTTACTTCTTATATTGCCGACAAATGCGACCATCTTTATCAGATTCGTAGTTTGCTTCTAGACAACCAGTACAAGAGCAAACATCAAAGTATTGATGTTCATCCTCATCCATAAAAAGATAGACTATTTTTCCATCTTAACCAAAAGAGATTGGTTTGGGAACTTGCTGATTCGTTGGACCATAGAAGTCTCGTTCATCAACTTGTATCGCAAATTGAGTGAATAATTGCTTCTGAAATGATGATGATCAAGGTTTCTCAAATTT includes:
- the LOC106300797 gene encoding uncharacterized protein LOC106300797; translation: MDTDQEMSQNPPGFDGEQVPVSNHNFGENKLFNRGGDGDGDDHVNRSSFTFTPGETDLNQLPAIPPVSSGQGLPFAPVDFPSPGDVWTWRVGRRVSATGFHKDRFLILPERLKMKNAPKSFATKNTLSRYLETNFPEMDVIAFFASFSWNIPALFQPADRVDAASLFEETNKEGENVEDAKNEGSTSRYSQRKRKQVQTQTYEPVQVKPKASGRKKKEATKQKPSSSSRRSTRQKQGDMVDLEEEKENEAAATKPGNRMKKRRGSAAEKQEDAPIPHVYVSPMNGVLAVSHSPVEINPEEFDNYLNTLENLLQQQPSEAGQESSSSSLPVTASSPVKEYEWAEARMKLSSLLDKDFSSLLMSNEAAELAALATKLKKDPSLSAEEIVRLKLIEEIPTFSQVFQENKNVIVEADRFFSALELNKAKVASLKYEYSDLKDKLGNIQTEVDANSETIRQIDDQIAQLQARRTELTRWISKKEKEKVDLSYGQKMVANSIPKVVQEVQAANSKKPEWVMKKENAVKREEEILNKFASLKGFYL